The following DNA comes from Mesorhizobium sp. B2-1-8.
GGGAAGAGCCCGTGGGCATGCGTTTGGGTAACATGCATCAATGATCCTCGTCGATCTCGTCGTGCAAAAGGCCGAGGATGCGGCGCTTGAGCGCGATGAACTCGGGTTCGAGGATCACATCCATCGAGCGCGGCCTGGGAATGTCGACCTTGATCTCGGCCTTGATCTTGCCGGGCCTGGCCGTCATCACCAGGACACGATCACCCAGGACGAGCGCCTCGTCTATGTCGTGGGTAACGAACAGCACGGTCTTTTGCTGCCTCTCCCAGACGCGCAAAAGCAGTTTCTGCATGGTGCCGCGAGTCTGGCTGTCCAAGGCGCCGAAGGGCTCGTCCATCAACAGAACGGCCGGGTCGTTGGCAAGGGCGCGCGCGATCGCCACGCGTTGCTTCATGCCGCCGGAAAGCTGGGCGGGGTAGTGGTCGGCAAAGGGCGCGAGGCCGACTTCGTCGAGATACTGGTCGACGATCTGCTTGCGCCGCCCCGCCGGCAGGCCCTTGCGCTTGGGCCCATACTCGATGTTGGCGCGCACGGTGAGCCAGGGAAACAAGGTGTAGCTCTGGAACACCATGCCTCTGTCGGGGCCGGGTTCGATCACTTCCCCGCCATCGACCTTGATGCTGCCCGAAGTCGCGTCATTGAGGCCGGCCGCAAGGTAGAGCAGGCTGGATTTGCCGCATCCCGAAGGGCCGACGATGACGCAGAACTCGTTCTTGGCCACCTTCAGCGACACATCGTCCAGAGCCAGCACGCCGTTGGCGTCGCCGTAACGCAATGTCACGTCTTCGATGGCCATCGTCGTACCGGTCGAGCGCGGATCGCCGGTCGTCGCGGCCGTGCCGGCCAGATCGTTCGCCTTGATGGTCTCGCTCATTGCTACCCTTG
Coding sequences within:
- a CDS encoding ABC transporter ATP-binding protein; amino-acid sequence: MAIEDVTLRYGDANGVLALDDVSLKVAKNEFCVIVGPSGCGKSSLLYLAAGLNDATSGSIKVDGGEVIEPGPDRGMVFQSYTLFPWLTVRANIEYGPKRKGLPAGRRKQIVDQYLDEVGLAPFADHYPAQLSGGMKQRVAIARALANDPAVLLMDEPFGALDSQTRGTMQKLLLRVWERQQKTVLFVTHDIDEALVLGDRVLVMTARPGKIKAEIKVDIPRPRSMDVILEPEFIALKRRILGLLHDEIDEDH